The Oryzias latipes chromosome 16, ASM223467v1 genomic sequence ctcttcgcaaagtccaccaccatctgtccctccagattcctttccttcacaccaaacctgcccatcacctcctcatcacctctgttgccctcaccaacatgcccattaaagtctgctccaataacaactctctctcctctgggaaaactctctatgacctcatccaactcactccagaatctctccttcacttctaactcacagccaacctgtggcgcatacccactgactacattcaccatcaccccttcgatttctaactttaggctcatcatcctgtctgagactcttttcacctctagaacactgtttacaaactcccccttcagaatcacacctaccccgtttctcttcctatcaacaccatgatagaacagtttgtatcctcctccaatactacgtgccttgctgcccttccaccttgtctcctgcacacacagtacatctacattccttctctccatcatgtctgccagctctctgcctttccctgtcattgtgccaacgttaagagtccctattctcaaacctatgttcctgcctttcccCTTCTCtgtctggccacggacccttctgcctcccctctttcttccaccaacagtagtcaaatttccaccgacaccctgtaggttaacagcatcggtggcggtcgttgttaacccgggcctcgaccgatccggtatgtctaaagtgttgtggatgattcgcatggttattttggcaatttttacgccggatgcccttcctgacgcaaccctctctatttatccgggcttgggaccggcacagaagttactggcttgcaaccccatGATTTAGATTTAAGGAAACAAAATCAACAAGAAcaataagcacaaaaaaaactcacaaactcACATCACATAATGTTTTCtattaaccccaaaaaacatatttttgcagcATTTAAAGAAATCAATACAGAGTTTGAGAAATATCaagatgaattttatttttcatcagaaTTAGGTCTAACACAATAAACGGTCTTCATTGTTATAGAATATGCTATTGTACTGACTCTTCTGTTTCAGTCTCAGTATATGTACCGCATCACAGAAACATCAAAACCCCCTGGCAGGTTTTTTTTGGGTCAAACGTTTTACTCTGATGAAGCTTAACTTTTTTAGAACTTTCTGCACAGTCTATTATgatcttaaaataattaaactctctgaaaaactattttattactCTATGTACATGTAGTATTCAAGTCAATAATTCAGTTATAACAATAAACGCTAGTAGTGtcatgatatttaaaatatCTACAGGTTGGTAGATTCCTTCACATCTCCTCTTGAGGACTTGCATGATCTTTCAGTTCAACAGCCCCCAAACTGTCAGATGGAAGTCCTGCAGATTtgtcactgcaaaaaaaagcaacttttagCCCTTACCATCTCAGcttagataaaaaataaattattttttgtttgtttttctcacctttctccatctttatccacctgaaaataaatggaaatagCTTGTTTTAATAATTTCAATGTATAGATGCTTAAAAAAACCTGGTTTCTGTTACCTTAGGCTTCTGTGACGAGTTTCCAGAGATCTTCCTGGGCACCCCCAGAGTTTCAAATGAGTGGCTCCGCACTCGGATGGCCCTCTGATGGTGGTGAATCAAAAACAAGAGAATTCAAGTCAAAGTAATTTCATGAGTCTCTGAGGGATGTTAGCAGTCACCTTAAAATTTTCAATAAAGCCACCACTTCCTTCAGAGCCTCCACGCACACCCTCAGAAGTGGAGGCTGGAGCCAACGATGAATCCCCCATCATGCACTGGGAACGGGTGAAAAGTTCAGTCTTCAAGCTCTCCAGGAGCGACAAGCGCGTTCGAAGCTTCACGGGAGACAAGATGGTGCAAGAGAATGCATATTTCAGAAGTAAGTGAAAAAGAACAGcattaataaaaatctaaagAGGTGTTGCTTCGGCTACCTCCAGTTTGTTGAACTGCTCAGCCTTGTAGCAGGAAATTTCTGCATTGATGAGCTTGGTGAGGAGAAATTCTCTCAGCTGACAATGCTGATAGATACAGAACAGAGAGAAGGAGAAAGGATTAAAAGGTTTACTGATCTATATCTCATCAAAGTAATGGGTTTAAACTCTCAGGCTGCCTGAAATGTTCATTAAAACGATTGACTAGAAGGTGCAAAATATTCCTTCACAACAAAcattttgcagatgtttgacaGCTGCAGAAGCATGTAGGAGTAACTCATGCAATCAAAAAAAGGGgtcaaacaaacagaagatgatgatgatacaTGTGAAGAGATTAAACCAGGTTTTACTTCTGTGAAGAGGGGGGGATCAGGGATGACCGGTCCAAACGGAGGAACGTCGTCTCTGGCTGTTACAGACAcctttcaggagaaaaaaaagatctgtaaaccttttaacattttttaaaacaagtttctGAACAAgtttacaacacaaaaaaacaaacttctccaaaggtttttttttaaatttactttaattttttaaaataacttcaaCCTGTTCTACAATTGAATGGATTTAGTTACCTTcttagattaaaaaacaactttgtttttaatttgcttgCGGATCACATGAATGCAGTCATttagatttttctcttttatgtaCATGGGGagaattaaaatatttcctcaaCTCTCAAAGCATGTAGAAAGTTACACATAACTAACAATAGTGCTTGCTGAGAGTGTTTATTTCCTCTAACATCCTAGATGgtcatgtctgtgtgtgcattaCTCCAATgcattaatattatttattcattacgCTTCAAAAAATTGGACACTCTTGAGTAAGAAATTATTCATGGCATTTGTGTAAATGAACACCATAAGTACACAAACATtcaaatcaatcacatatttaaGATATTTGTtacaaataaacctttttttttcatgaatacaCCGCAGAGTTGAACTAAGGCCAGTCTTGACTCACTTGGTAGGCCGTCCCTCCTTTCTCCTCCCTCTGAATCCTTCGCACCACCAGAAAACTGTGCAGGAAGTGAGACTTGATAACGTCACATAGAAAAGGGGTGTTGCCTTCCTGGTAGACCAAAGCTACTATATCATTACCAAtgtgtctttttctttgcagctggtgataaacaaaacaaaaaaaatgcagaaacaacCATCAGGATCTACTCAAGAAAAGTATTTTCCAGGAAAGGGGTCATAAAGCGTGGAGACAGAGTCCTGTGAATTATCATTAAAGACAGACTATGGAAAATGCACGGGACTGACTTGCTGCGGGTCTCCGTCTGTGTAAGGCAACTTTGTTGAAACATGGAACATGATTTCTCTTCCATGAAAGGAAGTGTAGACGGCTTCACTTCCTGTCTGAGCGTGACACACATCCAGACCTCCTCTGAAtctggaaaaacacaacaaaatcgAGGAAAGGTCAAAAAGACCCCAACTAATTCCATAAACTGATGACTTAAAAGGAcaaattgacctttttttattattagattttatttaaaccaaaaacaattttagaaattctagaaaatacaaatatgttgctctttattttacaaattcaCATTGACACTTTTGTCAGATTGAAACAAACTCTAAATTTAAAATCTCATTTACAACTAAAATGGACAatacaaaatatgaaatattagaagttcaaaaactttcaaaatagattTGAATCAGAGGAACTTCCAACACATGCCAGTTTACCTCAGCTGACAGCAATAAAAAAGGAATGATTGGAGGATATTTGCCAATTTAATTTCTAAATCCATTTTAGGGCAACAATCActggttttaacccttgtgctatcttagatgaccccacccttacattgacgtgttctccctaccatgacaaaggtggataaaggtggaaagatttcacgtaatccatggacaccagtgaagatcacaaatcattgaagaaaaaaggttcagcgcactgtctagtgggtctagatgacccaactcccaatgttaaagtgcctaggatagcgcaagggttacaTAAGATGATAAAGTGTAAAGAAATATGAGAATAAAAAGTCAACAACAGAGGTCTGCAAACAAATGCCGACATGAAACCTGGATCCTGAAACCAGCCTGTTAGCcttcactctcctcccattcaacgACTAATGGCTAAATCAATACAATTTTCCATTCCATCACTTACAATAGATGTTATTAACATTAAGTCATATCCTCTGATCAGAGTTCTGGTTTCTATTTATGactgcatttaaaaatacatattctGGTCTACTATGCTTTTTCCACAGCTTCCtagatacatacatacatacctACATACATAAATACATCCATACCTACATACATATCTACATAAATAACTAGATACATAAATACATGCATATCTACATACATACCtacatacataaatacataaatacctACATACATAAATACATGCATATCTACATACATACCtacatacataaatacatacataccTACATACATACCTACATACATAcctacatacatacatatgtacATACGTACATACATATGTACATACGTACATACATAGGTACATATATAcaaagagacacacacacacacggacacacacacacatataaaaagatcattgcCAGATAAACAATGAGAGCATCCTTTACCCTGTGAATCCCTGCAGCTGAACCGTATCTCCCAGGATTGACAGGAACTCTTTAAATTCTTCACTTTCCTCTCTGTTGCTCAATATGTCCTCCTCAGTGAGCTAAAGAAAGACAGATGgcacttcagctgttttttaatttcttgttgtaaatgaagaaattaaagaaataaaaagtaccTGCCCCTCTTTTTGGTATAAGACACCAAACTTAAAATTAGGAGACACTCTGTGTTCATCAAAGGCAGTTATGAGGTCTGGAGCCTGGTGGGAAGAAGAGACATGCAGAGCTGACGTGGGCTTTTATTCAGTTATGGTTTTCTAACACCAAAGAAAATGATGTTTGAATTTTTCAACGTTACCTTGAGATAGCAGACCACATTAAACTTTGGGACGGACACTTTGTCACAGAGCATCTAAAGAGAATTAAAGTTGCTTTATAAACAAATCGCATTTAGGCAGGCAGCTTCTCAACCCCTTAAcaactgaatttatttccagctatgaataAAAAACTCACTTatgttttgctttcatgtagaGTTAGTGTAATTTTGGAtccaaagtggtttgatgcaaatttacattacgttaagcagacaaaaaatgtttttgcataatttgcataaaaacaatcAACCTAAAGCTTGTCTGTAAAACATATTCCTAAAGAATATGAAAAATGACCATATATTCATCTATCCATATACATCTACTTATATTTTCTCAACCCGCTgcatccctttcagggtcacagggtcgCCTTAGCCTGTCCCTGCTACTGTTGGGGTGAagatggggtacaccctggacacaCAACTTGGTAGGGCCACACACTATCATacctagagacaatttagagtaaacaATTAACCTATGGAGCGTGTTTTGGGGACTgcaggaggagccagagggctCCTGCatgggaagaacatgcaaactccacacagaaaggatttgaaccaggaccttctcccTGTAacgcaagagtgctaaccactgccccacagtGCAGCATATGGCCATAAATAAAGATAATGCAAAGTTAAGTGTGAGTTTAAGGAAACGGGTTTACCTTTGCTAACTCAACGGCTGAAGGGATGTTGGGAAAAAGGGACACAGAGAAAACTCCGTGCAGAGAGCActccttcatcctgtcagaCAAGAACACTAAAActttttgtgcaattttttttcaagttttttatttaaacacataAGATAAtatcaaagtaaaatatttgaaaaacttttttgagaATCTTTGATTCAAATACTGATACTTGCATTGAAATAATTACCCAGAATCCTAGAGTAACATCCATAGTTAAACAgacattttactttcattcaaaaattCAAAAGATTATTCTAAACAAAAATGGACACTTTTTTTGTCATGACAGACTTTTTGATGTGACAACAGTATTTCTAACCATCAAGCTTCAGACAAAATCTAAATGACAATGTCAGTCATAACTTATGACTAAACAGTCTTAGGTCTGACCTTAGTATTACTCTTATCTTattttcctcttcctccaagcacacagaaagaaccagtGGCCCCAAATATGggtctgcagctgtgaatgaATGGTGGTACTTAAAGGAAAGAGTGAAAAACATGAGTGCCATGTGACCCAAAGCTGGTTCACATTCCTGTAATCAGCAGTGGAAGTGGGCTTACCCGAAAGCGAAAAAACTCCTGGTAGGTTTTGGCTTCGCCGTCCCTTTCCATGATGTCATAGTTCTCCACGTGGAGTTCACGGTGGGAGGAAGGAGGACTCACATCTGCAAGCCTCTCCAGCGGGGGGTCAATCCAATAGCCTCCTGACTCTGAGGGGAGGATGAGGGGCAGGTCTGCACCTACGGTCAAAAGCTGAGACTGACACAGACACAAAAGGAGCGGAAGATTAGGCTGACTGTTTGGGGGGGAAACATGTCACTTGTTATGGAAACTTCAACACGTGAAAGTATGTTTAAGCTGCGTGTGGTGTCAGATACTTTTTAGTATGGTTAACCTTCAGGGGCAGTGGGAATACACAGCGCTGCTCATCGATCCTGCTGCCCTGATGGATAAGAGAAGGATGACAACAAAGCTTTTCCGCTCAGATGACAGCAGACATTGCATAAGATGTATCAAGCCGAAACTCACTTGCAGCTTCTCGATAATTTCAAACAGCTCTGTGTcctgacatgaaaaaaacagatggtAAGTCAGACAGAAAGGGGAAGGACAATAACTCAGACAGAGGAAGAGCATTTTTGACATCACCCGCTGACTGCAGCTGGAAGAAACGACAGACTTGCTGCCACTTGTGGGAGAGTCCAGAATGTCCAGTATCTTCTCTTTTCCAGATTCCGGTCTGCAGCAACAGGTTTATGAACACCAGACAGCGCAATCTGTTATCCATCTTCCAGTTTTTACGAGACAAAAATAAGACTCCTGGTCACGGGACCGCTGAAATTCTGGAACAAACCCTTACCTCGTCTCATCCCCACACGTGAATCTGTCCACACTGTGAACAAAGACAGAGAACATCCGTGGGAAAACTTTTCCTCAAGGAAGCAGGATTCTCTAAATGCATAAAgttcattttattcaaaataagcaattaacttttgttcttttttttaagaatttgaaCTAGAAATCTACTCACCCGCCATATGCCCCAAAAGTGAAACTTCTCTTTCTGGAGAAGGACGTGTCATTCCTCTTCTCCCTCTCCATGATTTTGGTGTCACGGGGAATATTTGTACATGCCAGTTTGCTACACAGTCAATCAGAGCTGGCTGAGGTTGAATTAATTCACTCTAACAGTCTGCCACTcctccccttcctcctcctcctcctcctcctttctaCCCCCTGCCACTCACTCATTTAAGCTTCCTTTTCCTCCCTGTGTTCTGTTGTTAGCCGGAGAGGCAGGGTTAACCCACTCGTGGTCGCAGGTGCACCACGTGCGAGCGATAAAACAGACATAGGTATACTGCTTCAAGCTGGCAATCTCAACAAAACACCAGTAAGGTGGTTTTTACAGAGTTAAGATGCTTTtccaaacaaagaaataaaacgaGGGAGGTATTTTTCACCCTGAACCTGTTACCCTTTGAGTCAGTCAGAATCATCAATTATTGACAGCGCACACAGTAAGGGTGAGGAGGTATACAGCaggggagggtgaagtggagaGAGCAAGAGAATGCTGGAAAGGGAAGGAAGAAAGGCACAAGCTAAACGAGCGGGAGGAGGTGCACATACCCATGGAACAGACTCACATGATGGGAGCTACTATATGTGACAAAGTTCCTCAAAAAGAAATCTATTTTTAAgtgaaagtaaacttttgggaaattaaaagcttaaaggcccactccaatcatctgttttgatctatttgaaaagcattcccagtggtctttttaattataattctgcagttttatccaaaatctaaaatcattttattttgtgggacatagtttctacagagcggcaagagttcattagagaCTCACCTCTGCATTCCTTAAGTTAAGAATTTAACTTAATGATTTAAAGTCCTAACCTTTTTCCAACAAAATTTATTCGTCAGCTCCTGATACACAACGATATTAACAaagtaatactcagaaacgcaattttaagcctgattttctttatatgtgtcttTCATAAACAGAggaatgcaacaagaacatgttaaaacatggtttttattggagtgggtcttcaaacaaAGGATCTTCCACAATGTGCATAAAATTATAAATCTGTGCTTTTGACTGCAGTTCTAACAATAATAAGAAAACACCCTATTTAATTACCCAAAATGTTTGTTGAAATATTAATACTGAACATGTCATAAAGAGAAtgatggaaataaataaaaaagctttattaTTAATCTAATAATACATGCGATATTCCatgatcagttaaaaaaaactataagagCTCCAACAAATTTAGTAAAAATGTGTCCCATTTTAAACCATTACATTTGAATAATCGTCCATCCTCTAGATTTGCGCCTTTTTTATTGGTTCTGACAAGATATATTTGTTTCATCATCAGATTGCCTCCTATCAATAAGGACTTTGTTTATGATTCAAATTCAAAATGCCCTCTTCTGAGCAGTTTACAGTGGACAGGAAACGGTATTAGAAGAAC encodes the following:
- the LOC101167898 gene encoding rap1 GTPase-activating protein 2 isoform X1: MEREKRNDTSFSRKRSFTFGAYGGVDRFTCGDETRPESGKEKILDILDSPTSGSKSVVSSSCSQRDTELFEIIEKLQGSRIDEQRCVFPLPLKSQLLTVGADLPLILPSESGGYWIDPPLERLADVSPPSSHRELHVENYDIMERDGEAKTYQEFFRFRYHHSFTAADPYLGPLVLSVCLEEEENKIRVILRMKECSLHGVFSVSLFPNIPSAVELAKMLCDKVSVPKFNVVCYLKAPDLITAFDEHRVSPNFKFGVLYQKEGQLTEEDILSNREESEEFKEFLSILGDTVQLQGFTGFRGGLDVCHAQTGSEAVYTSFHGREIMFHVSTKLPYTDGDPQQLQRKRHIGNDIVALVYQEGNTPFLCDVIKSHFLHSFLVVRRIQREEKGGTAYQVSVTARDDVPPFGPVIPDPPLFTEHCQLREFLLTKLINAEISCYKAEQFNKLELRTRLSLLESLKTELFTRSQCMMGDSSLAPASTSEGVRGGSEGSGGFIENFKRAIRVRSHSFETLGVPRKISGNSSQKPKVDKDGESDKSAGLPSDSLGAVELKDHASPQEEM
- the LOC101167898 gene encoding rap1 GTPase-activating protein 2 isoform X2, which encodes MFSVFVHSVDRFTCGDETRPESGKEKILDILDSPTSGSKSVVSSSCSQRDTELFEIIEKLQGSRIDEQRCVFPLPLKSQLLTVGADLPLILPSESGGYWIDPPLERLADVSPPSSHRELHVENYDIMERDGEAKTYQEFFRFRYHHSFTAADPYLGPLVLSVCLEEEENKIRVILRMKECSLHGVFSVSLFPNIPSAVELAKMLCDKVSVPKFNVVCYLKAPDLITAFDEHRVSPNFKFGVLYQKEGQLTEEDILSNREESEEFKEFLSILGDTVQLQGFTGFRGGLDVCHAQTGSEAVYTSFHGREIMFHVSTKLPYTDGDPQQLQRKRHIGNDIVALVYQEGNTPFLCDVIKSHFLHSFLVVRRIQREEKGGTAYQVSVTARDDVPPFGPVIPDPPLFTEHCQLREFLLTKLINAEISCYKAEQFNKLELRTRLSLLESLKTELFTRSQCMMGDSSLAPASTSEGVRGGSEGSGGFIENFKRAIRVRSHSFETLGVPRKISGNSSQKPKVDKDGESDKSAGLPSDSLGAVELKDHASPQEEM